GCGGTCGCCCTCGGCGACCAGTCCGGTGACCTCGGTGCTCATCCGCAGGGTGAACGACGGTTCCTCACGACCGGCGTCGGCGAGCAGGTCGAGGAAGTCCCACTGCGGCACCATCGCGACGTACGGGTACTTGGCCTTGAGCCGCGACAGGTCGGCGAAGGTGAGCATCTTGTCGCGGCCGACCGGGAAGCCGATCTGCTGGATCTCGCTGTGCGGCAGGGCGTGGAACCGCTCGCCCAGCCCCAGCTCGTCGAGCAGCTGCAGGGTGGACGGGTGCACCGTGTCCCCGCGGAAGTCACGCAGGAAGTCGGCGTGCTTCTCCAGCACGGTCACCTCGACGCCGGCCCTGGCCAGCAGCAGCCCCAGCACCATGCCCGCCGGTCCGCCGCCGATGACCACGCAGTCGGTGCGCTCGGCCACGGTAACCACCCCTCTCGATTTTTTTCATCGCTTGTTGAATAAATCGAGAGTGCACCCGGGACCACCCGTGTGTCAAGCGCTCCGGCACTGGATACGCTGGTCGGGCTATGACTGAGACCACGCCTGTGCGCGCCCGCTTCTGCCCATCGCCGACCGGCGCCCCGCACGTCGGGATGATCCGGACGGCCTTGTTCAACTGGGCCTTCGCCCGGCACCACGGCGGCAGCCTGGTGTTCCGGATCGAGGACACCGACGCCGCCCGCGACTCCGAGGAGTCCTACGAGTCACTGCTCGAGGCGCTGCGCTGGGTGGGGCTGGACTGGGACGAGGGCCCCGAGGTCGGCGGTGAGCACGGGCCGTACCGGCAGAGCCTGCGGCGGGAGATCTACGCCGACGTGGCGGCCAAGCTGCTCGCGGCGGGGGAGCTGTACGAGGCGTTCTCGACCAACGAGGAGGTCGAGGAGCGGCGCAAGGCGGCCGGGCAGGACCCGAAGCTCGGGTACGACAACTTCGACCGCGAGCTGACCGACGAGCAGCGTGCCGCGTTCCGCGCCGAGGGCCGCAAGCCGGTGCTCCGGCTGCGCATGCCCGAGCACGACCTCGGCTGGACCGACCTGGTGCGCGGCGAGATCAGCTTCCCGGCGGGCACCATTCCCGACCCGGTGCTGGTGCGGAACAACGGCGAGCCGCTGTACACGCTGACCAACCCGGTCGACGACGCGCTGATGAAGATCACGCACGTGCTGCGCGGGGAGGACCTGCTGCCGTCCACGCCGCGGCAGATCGCGCTGTACGCGGCGCTGGAGCGCATCGGTGTCGCCGAGGGCACGCCGCAGTTCGGCCACCTTCCCTATGTGATGGGTGAGGGCAACAAAAAACTGTCCAAGCGTGATCCTTCTTCGAATCTGTTCAACCTTCGCGACCGCGGTTTCATCAAGGAGGGCCTGGTCAACTATCTGGCCCTGCTCGGCTGGTCCATCGCGGACGATCGGGACATCTTCACCGCGGCCGAACTGGTCGACGCGTTCGAAATCGGCAAGGTGAGCGCGAACCCGGCCAGGTTCGACTTGAAGAAAGCCGAAGCGATCAACGGAACGCACGTGCGGGCGCTCGACGTGGACGATTTCACCGCGCGCGTGGTGCCCTATCTGCAGACCGCGGGCGTACTTCCGGCCGAACCGTCCGAAAGCGAGCTGACCAGGCTGCGCGCCATCGCCCCGCTGGTGCAGGAGCGGGTGACCGTGCTGTCGGACACAGTGGACATGGTTCGTTTCCTTTTTGTGTCCGAAGAGGAATTCGCGCCGGAGGAGGCCGCGGCGGCCAAGGTGCTCGGCCCGGACGCCGAGCCGGTACTGCGTGCCGCTGTCGAGGCGCTCGAGGAACTGTCCTCCTGGGATACTCCCGGTATCGAGGAAGCGCTGAAGAACGCACTTGTGGAGAAGCTGGGTCTGAAGCCCCGCAAGGCTTTTGCGCCGGTACGCGTGGGTATCACCGGACGTACGGTTTCACCGCCGCTTTACGAATCGATGGAACTGCTCGGGCGAGAGGTCTCTCTCGGACGGTTGCGGCGTGCACTCGACGGTGTCGGGCTGTAACCGCTTGACCGTGTCAGTTTTTTCTTAGTTCACCTCGTTGGTCGAATCGGTGA
The genomic region above belongs to Amycolatopsis sp. YIM 10 and contains:
- the gltX gene encoding glutamate--tRNA ligase, translated to MTETTPVRARFCPSPTGAPHVGMIRTALFNWAFARHHGGSLVFRIEDTDAARDSEESYESLLEALRWVGLDWDEGPEVGGEHGPYRQSLRREIYADVAAKLLAAGELYEAFSTNEEVEERRKAAGQDPKLGYDNFDRELTDEQRAAFRAEGRKPVLRLRMPEHDLGWTDLVRGEISFPAGTIPDPVLVRNNGEPLYTLTNPVDDALMKITHVLRGEDLLPSTPRQIALYAALERIGVAEGTPQFGHLPYVMGEGNKKLSKRDPSSNLFNLRDRGFIKEGLVNYLALLGWSIADDRDIFTAAELVDAFEIGKVSANPARFDLKKAEAINGTHVRALDVDDFTARVVPYLQTAGVLPAEPSESELTRLRAIAPLVQERVTVLSDTVDMVRFLFVSEEEFAPEEAAAAKVLGPDAEPVLRAAVEALEELSSWDTPGIEEALKNALVEKLGLKPRKAFAPVRVGITGRTVSPPLYESMELLGREVSLGRLRRALDGVGL